The following proteins are co-located in the Callithrix jacchus isolate 240 chromosome 10, calJac240_pri, whole genome shotgun sequence genome:
- the E2F8 gene encoding transcription factor E2F8 isoform X4 yields MKTPLKESTTANIVLAEIQPDFGPLTTPTKPKEGSQGEPWTPTANLKMLISAVSPEIRNRDQKRGLFDNRSGLPEPKDCLHEHLSGDEYEKSQPSRKEKSLGLLCHKFLARYPNYPNPAVNNDICLDEVAEELNVERRRIYDIVNVLESLHMVSRLAKNRYTWHGRHNLNKTLGTLKSVGEENKYAEQIMMIKKKEYEQEFDFIKSYSIEDHIIKSNTGPNGHPDMCFVELPGVEFRAASVNSRKDKSLRVMSQKFVMLFLVSTPQIVSLEVAAKILTGEDHVEDLDKSKFKTKIRRLYDIANVLSSLDLIKKVHVTEERGRKPAFKWTGPEISPNTSGSSPVIPFIPSDLELNRSSKENCAKNLFSTRGKPNFTRHPSLIKLVKSIESDRRKINSAPSSPIKTSKAESFQNSAPFPSKMAQLAAICKMQLEEQSSESRQKVKVQLARSGSYKPVAPLDTPVNAEMELTAPSLMQPLGVVPLIPSPLSSAVPLILPQAPSGPSYAIYLQPAQAHQSVTPPQGLSPPVHSTHSSKATGSKDSTDTTTEKAANDTSKASASSRPGSLLPAPERQGAKSRNRELAGERGSKRASMLENSGSKKKFKEDLRGLENVSATLFPSGYLIPLTQCSSLGAESILSSKENSGALSPNHRIYSSPIAGVIPVTSSELTAVNFPSFHVTPLKLMVSPTSVAAVPVGNSPALASSHPIPIYNPSSAIVNFTLQHLGLISPSVQMSASPGPGLVPVSPRIEAVNVIPENAGTQQGRATNYDSPVLGQSQPNGQSIAVTGAQQPIPVTPKGSQLVAESFFRTPGGPTKPTSSSCMDFNGANKTSLGTLFVPQRKLEVSTEDVH; encoded by the exons ATGAAAACACCTCTGAAAGAATCCACCACAGCAAATATCGTGTTGGCAGAGATCCAGCCTGACTTTGGCCCTTTAACCACACCCACCAAGCCCAAGGAAGGCTCCCAGGGAGAACCATGGACACCGACAGCCAACCTGAAAATGCTCATCAGTGCTGTGAGCCCTGAGATCCGGAACAGAGATCAGAAAAGGGGATTGTTTGACAACAGAAGTGGATTACCTGAACCCAAAGACTGTTTACAC GAACACTTATCTGGAGATGAGTACGAGAAATCTCAACCAAGTCGAAAAGAGAAAAGTTTAGGATTATTGTGCCATAAATTCTTAGCACGATATCCTAATTATCCCAACCCTGCTGTGAATAACGACATCTGCCTTGATGAGGTGGCAGAGGAACTTA ATGTTGAACGTCGACGCATTTACGATATCGTGAATGTCCTAGAGAGTTTACATATGGTGAGCCGCCTCGCCAAAAACAGGTACACTTGGCACGGGCGACACAATCTCAACAAAACCCTCGGCACCTTGAAGAGCGTCGGGGAGGAGAATAAGTATGCTGAGCAGATTATGATGATCAAAAAGAAGGAATATGAGCAAGAGTTTGATTTTATTAAGAGTTACAGTATAGAGGATCATATCATCAAATCAAACACTGGCCCAAATGGACACCCAGACATGTGTTTTGTGGAACTCCCTGGAGTGGAATTTCGAGCAG CTTCTGTAAACAGCCGCAAAGACAAGTCTTTAAGGGTAATGAGCCAGAAATTTGTGATGCTGTTTTTGGTGTCAACGCCTCAGATAGTAAGCCTAGAAGTTGCTGCCAAGATTTTAACTGGGGAGGACCATGTGGAAGATCTGGATAAAAGCAAGTTTAAAA CAAAAATTAGGAGGTTGTATGATATAGCTAACGTTCTGAGTAGCCTGGATCTTATCAAGAAAGTTCATGTTACAGAGGAAAGAGGCCGAAAACCAGCTTTTAAATGGACAGGCCCAGAAATAAGCCCAAATACCAGtg GCTCCAGCCCTGTGATTCCTTTCATTCCCTCTGATTTGGAGTTGAATCGGTCTTCAAAAGAGAACTGTGCCAAAAACCTGTTTTCCACACGTGGGAAACCAAACTTTACTCGACACCCTTCTCTTATCAAATTGGTAAAGAGCATAGAAAGCGATCGGAGAAAGATAAATTCTGCTCCCAGTAGCCCTATCAAGACCAGCAAAG CTGAGAGTTTTCAGAATTCTGCACCCTTCCCAAGTAAAATGGCTCAGCTCGCCGCTATTTGTAAAATGCAGTTAGAAGAGCAATCAAG TGAATCCAGACAGAAAGTGAAAGTACAGCTGGCAAGATCTGGGTCATACAAACCAGTGGCCCCTCTGGACACCCCAGTGAATGCTGAGATGGAGCTGACAGCACCATCCCTCATGCAGCCCTTGGGAGTGGTTCCCCTGATCCCCAGCCCATTGTCATCAGCAGTGCCCCTGATCCTACCTCAGGCCCCTTCAGGCCCATCCTATGCTATCTACCTGCAGCCCGCTCAAGCCCACCAAAGTGTGACGCCACCCCAAGGCCTGAGCCCACCAGTCCACTCCACCCACTCTTCTAAGGCTACTGGATCAAAAGACTCAACAGACACCACCACTGAGAAGGCAGCCAATGATACCTCAAAGGCCAGTGCCTCTAGCAGGCCTGGAAGCTTGCTGCCAGCACCAGAGAGGCAAGGGGCCAAGAGCCGAAACAGGGAGCTGGCTGGAGAAAGAGGCTCAAAGAGGGCAAGCATGCTCGAGAACAGTGGttccaaaaagaaatttaaagaggACCTAAGAGGACTTGAAAATGTCTCCGCA ACCTTGTTCCCATCAGGATACCTAATCCCTCTCACCCAGTGCTCATCCCTGGGGGCAGAGTCCATTTTGTCTAGTAAAGAAAACTCAGGTGCTCTTTCCCCAAACCACAGGATTTACAGCTCCCCAATTGCAG GTGTTATTCCAGTGACATCATCTGAACTCACTGCTGTTAATTTTCCCTCTTTTCATGTAACACCTTTGAAGCTAATGGTCTCACCAACTTCCGTGGCAGCTGTACCTGTCGGGAACAGCCCGGCTCTCGCTTCAAGCCACCCCATTCCCATCTACAACCCAAGCTCAGCCATTGTAAACTTCACCCTGCAGCACTTGGGACTCATCTCACCCAGTGTGCAGATGTCTGCCAGCCCTGGGCCTGGACTCGTTCCTGTGTCTCCAAGAATAGAGGCTGTTAATGTCATACCAGAAAATGCAGGCACTCAGCAAGGAAGGGCCACTAACTATGACTCACCAGTCCTAGGCCAGAGCCAGCCAAATGGACAATCCATTGCTGTAACAGGGGCACAACAG CCTATTCCTGTGACACCCAAAGGGTCACAATTAGTGGCCGAAAGTTTCTTCCGTACCCCAGGTGGACCTACCAAGCCAACCAGCTCATCCTGCATGGATTTTAATGGTGCTAATAAGACCTCCTTAGGAACTCTCTTTGTCCCACAGCGAAAACTGGAAGTCTCAACAGAGGATGTCCATTAA
- the E2F8 gene encoding transcription factor E2F8 isoform X5: MENEKENLFCEPHKRGLMKTPLKESTTANIVLAEIQPDFGPLTTPTKPKEGSQGEPWTPTANLKMLISAVSPEIRNRDQKRGLFDNRSGLPEPKDCLHEHLSGDEYEKSQPSRKEKSLGLLCHKFLARYPNYPNPAVNNDICLDEVAEELNVERRRIYDIVNVLESLHMVSRLAKNRYTWHGRHNLNKTLGTLKSVGEENKYAEQIMMIKKKEYEQEFDFIKSYSIEDHIIKSNTGPNGHPDMCFVELPGVEFRAASVNSRKDKSLRVMSQKFVMLFLVSTPQIVSLEVAAKILTGEDHVEDLDKSKFKTKIRRLYDIANVLSSLDLIKKVHVTEERGRKPAFKWTGPEISPNTSGSSPVIPFIPSDLELNRSSKENCAKNLFSTRGKPNFTRHPSLIKLVKSIESDRRKINSAPSSPIKTSKAESFQNSAPFPSKMAQLAAICKMQLEEQSSESRQKVKVQLARSGSYKPVAPLDTPVNAEMELTAPSLMQPLGVVPLIPSPLSSAVPLILPQAPSGPSYAIYLQPAQAHQSVTPPQGLSPPVHSTHSSKATGSKDSTDTTTEKAANDTSKASASSRPGSLLPAPERQGAKSRNRELAGERGSKRASMLENSGSKKKFKEDLRGLENVSALMVSPTSVAAVPVGNSPALASSHPIPIYNPSSAIVNFTLQHLGLISPSVQMSASPGPGLVPVSPRIEAVNVIPENAGTQQGRATNYDSPVLGQSQPNGQSIAVTGAQQPIPVTPKGSQLVAESFFRTPGGPTKPTSSSCMDFNGANKTSLGTLFVPQRKLEVSTEDVH, translated from the exons ATGGAGAATGAAAAG GAAAATCTCTTTTGTGAGCCACATAAAAGGGGACTAATGAAAACACCTCTGAAAGAATCCACCACAGCAAATATCGTGTTGGCAGAGATCCAGCCTGACTTTGGCCCTTTAACCACACCCACCAAGCCCAAGGAAGGCTCCCAGGGAGAACCATGGACACCGACAGCCAACCTGAAAATGCTCATCAGTGCTGTGAGCCCTGAGATCCGGAACAGAGATCAGAAAAGGGGATTGTTTGACAACAGAAGTGGATTACCTGAACCCAAAGACTGTTTACAC GAACACTTATCTGGAGATGAGTACGAGAAATCTCAACCAAGTCGAAAAGAGAAAAGTTTAGGATTATTGTGCCATAAATTCTTAGCACGATATCCTAATTATCCCAACCCTGCTGTGAATAACGACATCTGCCTTGATGAGGTGGCAGAGGAACTTA ATGTTGAACGTCGACGCATTTACGATATCGTGAATGTCCTAGAGAGTTTACATATGGTGAGCCGCCTCGCCAAAAACAGGTACACTTGGCACGGGCGACACAATCTCAACAAAACCCTCGGCACCTTGAAGAGCGTCGGGGAGGAGAATAAGTATGCTGAGCAGATTATGATGATCAAAAAGAAGGAATATGAGCAAGAGTTTGATTTTATTAAGAGTTACAGTATAGAGGATCATATCATCAAATCAAACACTGGCCCAAATGGACACCCAGACATGTGTTTTGTGGAACTCCCTGGAGTGGAATTTCGAGCAG CTTCTGTAAACAGCCGCAAAGACAAGTCTTTAAGGGTAATGAGCCAGAAATTTGTGATGCTGTTTTTGGTGTCAACGCCTCAGATAGTAAGCCTAGAAGTTGCTGCCAAGATTTTAACTGGGGAGGACCATGTGGAAGATCTGGATAAAAGCAAGTTTAAAA CAAAAATTAGGAGGTTGTATGATATAGCTAACGTTCTGAGTAGCCTGGATCTTATCAAGAAAGTTCATGTTACAGAGGAAAGAGGCCGAAAACCAGCTTTTAAATGGACAGGCCCAGAAATAAGCCCAAATACCAGtg GCTCCAGCCCTGTGATTCCTTTCATTCCCTCTGATTTGGAGTTGAATCGGTCTTCAAAAGAGAACTGTGCCAAAAACCTGTTTTCCACACGTGGGAAACCAAACTTTACTCGACACCCTTCTCTTATCAAATTGGTAAAGAGCATAGAAAGCGATCGGAGAAAGATAAATTCTGCTCCCAGTAGCCCTATCAAGACCAGCAAAG CTGAGAGTTTTCAGAATTCTGCACCCTTCCCAAGTAAAATGGCTCAGCTCGCCGCTATTTGTAAAATGCAGTTAGAAGAGCAATCAAG TGAATCCAGACAGAAAGTGAAAGTACAGCTGGCAAGATCTGGGTCATACAAACCAGTGGCCCCTCTGGACACCCCAGTGAATGCTGAGATGGAGCTGACAGCACCATCCCTCATGCAGCCCTTGGGAGTGGTTCCCCTGATCCCCAGCCCATTGTCATCAGCAGTGCCCCTGATCCTACCTCAGGCCCCTTCAGGCCCATCCTATGCTATCTACCTGCAGCCCGCTCAAGCCCACCAAAGTGTGACGCCACCCCAAGGCCTGAGCCCACCAGTCCACTCCACCCACTCTTCTAAGGCTACTGGATCAAAAGACTCAACAGACACCACCACTGAGAAGGCAGCCAATGATACCTCAAAGGCCAGTGCCTCTAGCAGGCCTGGAAGCTTGCTGCCAGCACCAGAGAGGCAAGGGGCCAAGAGCCGAAACAGGGAGCTGGCTGGAGAAAGAGGCTCAAAGAGGGCAAGCATGCTCGAGAACAGTGGttccaaaaagaaatttaaagaggACCTAAGAGGACTTGAAAATGTCTCCGCA CTAATGGTCTCACCAACTTCCGTGGCAGCTGTACCTGTCGGGAACAGCCCGGCTCTCGCTTCAAGCCACCCCATTCCCATCTACAACCCAAGCTCAGCCATTGTAAACTTCACCCTGCAGCACTTGGGACTCATCTCACCCAGTGTGCAGATGTCTGCCAGCCCTGGGCCTGGACTCGTTCCTGTGTCTCCAAGAATAGAGGCTGTTAATGTCATACCAGAAAATGCAGGCACTCAGCAAGGAAGGGCCACTAACTATGACTCACCAGTCCTAGGCCAGAGCCAGCCAAATGGACAATCCATTGCTGTAACAGGGGCACAACAG CCTATTCCTGTGACACCCAAAGGGTCACAATTAGTGGCCGAAAGTTTCTTCCGTACCCCAGGTGGACCTACCAAGCCAACCAGCTCATCCTGCATGGATTTTAATGGTGCTAATAAGACCTCCTTAGGAACTCTCTTTGTCCCACAGCGAAAACTGGAAGTCTCAACAGAGGATGTCCATTAA
- the E2F8 gene encoding transcription factor E2F8 isoform X2 — translation MENEKENLFCEPHKRGLMKTPLKESTTANIVLAEIQPDFGPLTTPTKPKEGSQGEPWTPTANLKMLISAVSPEIRNRDQKRGLFDNRSGLPEPKDCLHEHLSGDEYEKSQPSRKEKSLGLLCHKFLARYPNYPNPAVNNDICLDEVAEELNVERRRIYDIVNVLESLHMVSRLAKNRYTWHGRHNLNKTLGTLKSVGEENKYAEQIMMIKKKEYEQEFDFIKSYSIEDHIIKSNTGPNGHPDMCFVELPGVEFRAASVNSRKDKSLRVMSQKFVMLFLVSTPQIVSLEVAAKILTGEDHVEDLDKSKFKTKIRRLYDIANVLSSLDLIKKVHVTEERGRKPAFKWTGPEISPNTSGSSPVIPFIPSDLELNRSSKENCAKNLFSTRGKPNFTRHPSLIKLVKSIESDRRKINSAPSSPIKTSKAESFQNSAPFPSKMAQLAAICKMQLEEQSSESRQKVKVQLARSGSYKPVAPLDTPVNAEMELTAPSLMQPLGVVPLIPSPLSSAVPLILPQAPSGPSYAIYLQPAQAHQSVTPPQGLSPPVHSTHSSKATGSKDSTDTTTEKAANDTSKASASSRPGSLLPAPERQGAKSRNRELAGERGSKRASMLENSGSKKKFKEDLRGLENVSATLFPSGYLIPLTQCSSLGAESILSSKENSGALSPNHRIYSSPIAGVIPVTSSELTAVNFPSFHVTPLKLMVSPTSVAAVPVGNSPALASSHPIPIYNPSSAIVNFTLQHLGLISPSVQMSASPGPGLVPVSPRIEAVNVIPENAGTQQGRATNYDSPVLGQSQPNGQSIAVTGAQQPIPVTPKGSQLVAESFFRTPGGPTKPTSSSCMDFNGANKTSLGTLFVPQRKLEVSTEDVH, via the exons ATGGAGAATGAAAAG GAAAATCTCTTTTGTGAGCCACATAAAAGGGGACTAATGAAAACACCTCTGAAAGAATCCACCACAGCAAATATCGTGTTGGCAGAGATCCAGCCTGACTTTGGCCCTTTAACCACACCCACCAAGCCCAAGGAAGGCTCCCAGGGAGAACCATGGACACCGACAGCCAACCTGAAAATGCTCATCAGTGCTGTGAGCCCTGAGATCCGGAACAGAGATCAGAAAAGGGGATTGTTTGACAACAGAAGTGGATTACCTGAACCCAAAGACTGTTTACAC GAACACTTATCTGGAGATGAGTACGAGAAATCTCAACCAAGTCGAAAAGAGAAAAGTTTAGGATTATTGTGCCATAAATTCTTAGCACGATATCCTAATTATCCCAACCCTGCTGTGAATAACGACATCTGCCTTGATGAGGTGGCAGAGGAACTTA ATGTTGAACGTCGACGCATTTACGATATCGTGAATGTCCTAGAGAGTTTACATATGGTGAGCCGCCTCGCCAAAAACAGGTACACTTGGCACGGGCGACACAATCTCAACAAAACCCTCGGCACCTTGAAGAGCGTCGGGGAGGAGAATAAGTATGCTGAGCAGATTATGATGATCAAAAAGAAGGAATATGAGCAAGAGTTTGATTTTATTAAGAGTTACAGTATAGAGGATCATATCATCAAATCAAACACTGGCCCAAATGGACACCCAGACATGTGTTTTGTGGAACTCCCTGGAGTGGAATTTCGAGCAG CTTCTGTAAACAGCCGCAAAGACAAGTCTTTAAGGGTAATGAGCCAGAAATTTGTGATGCTGTTTTTGGTGTCAACGCCTCAGATAGTAAGCCTAGAAGTTGCTGCCAAGATTTTAACTGGGGAGGACCATGTGGAAGATCTGGATAAAAGCAAGTTTAAAA CAAAAATTAGGAGGTTGTATGATATAGCTAACGTTCTGAGTAGCCTGGATCTTATCAAGAAAGTTCATGTTACAGAGGAAAGAGGCCGAAAACCAGCTTTTAAATGGACAGGCCCAGAAATAAGCCCAAATACCAGtg GCTCCAGCCCTGTGATTCCTTTCATTCCCTCTGATTTGGAGTTGAATCGGTCTTCAAAAGAGAACTGTGCCAAAAACCTGTTTTCCACACGTGGGAAACCAAACTTTACTCGACACCCTTCTCTTATCAAATTGGTAAAGAGCATAGAAAGCGATCGGAGAAAGATAAATTCTGCTCCCAGTAGCCCTATCAAGACCAGCAAAG CTGAGAGTTTTCAGAATTCTGCACCCTTCCCAAGTAAAATGGCTCAGCTCGCCGCTATTTGTAAAATGCAGTTAGAAGAGCAATCAAG TGAATCCAGACAGAAAGTGAAAGTACAGCTGGCAAGATCTGGGTCATACAAACCAGTGGCCCCTCTGGACACCCCAGTGAATGCTGAGATGGAGCTGACAGCACCATCCCTCATGCAGCCCTTGGGAGTGGTTCCCCTGATCCCCAGCCCATTGTCATCAGCAGTGCCCCTGATCCTACCTCAGGCCCCTTCAGGCCCATCCTATGCTATCTACCTGCAGCCCGCTCAAGCCCACCAAAGTGTGACGCCACCCCAAGGCCTGAGCCCACCAGTCCACTCCACCCACTCTTCTAAGGCTACTGGATCAAAAGACTCAACAGACACCACCACTGAGAAGGCAGCCAATGATACCTCAAAGGCCAGTGCCTCTAGCAGGCCTGGAAGCTTGCTGCCAGCACCAGAGAGGCAAGGGGCCAAGAGCCGAAACAGGGAGCTGGCTGGAGAAAGAGGCTCAAAGAGGGCAAGCATGCTCGAGAACAGTGGttccaaaaagaaatttaaagaggACCTAAGAGGACTTGAAAATGTCTCCGCA ACCTTGTTCCCATCAGGATACCTAATCCCTCTCACCCAGTGCTCATCCCTGGGGGCAGAGTCCATTTTGTCTAGTAAAGAAAACTCAGGTGCTCTTTCCCCAAACCACAGGATTTACAGCTCCCCAATTGCAG GTGTTATTCCAGTGACATCATCTGAACTCACTGCTGTTAATTTTCCCTCTTTTCATGTAACACCTTTGAAGCTAATGGTCTCACCAACTTCCGTGGCAGCTGTACCTGTCGGGAACAGCCCGGCTCTCGCTTCAAGCCACCCCATTCCCATCTACAACCCAAGCTCAGCCATTGTAAACTTCACCCTGCAGCACTTGGGACTCATCTCACCCAGTGTGCAGATGTCTGCCAGCCCTGGGCCTGGACTCGTTCCTGTGTCTCCAAGAATAGAGGCTGTTAATGTCATACCAGAAAATGCAGGCACTCAGCAAGGAAGGGCCACTAACTATGACTCACCAGTCCTAGGCCAGAGCCAGCCAAATGGACAATCCATTGCTGTAACAGGGGCACAACAG CCTATTCCTGTGACACCCAAAGGGTCACAATTAGTGGCCGAAAGTTTCTTCCGTACCCCAGGTGGACCTACCAAGCCAACCAGCTCATCCTGCATGGATTTTAATGGTGCTAATAAGACCTCCTTAGGAACTCTCTTTGTCCCACAGCGAAAACTGGAAGTCTCAACAGAGGATGTCCATTAA
- the E2F8 gene encoding transcription factor E2F8 isoform X3 — protein MPSCMLRALGLNLEVSCQGTSHDFTAEPVHVCLRGEIRASRCRLVPRYLVSRALSRDLRSCAQSGALICEQENLFCEPHKRGLMKTPLKESTTANIVLAEIQPDFGPLTTPTKPKEGSQGEPWTPTANLKMLISAVSPEIRNRDQKRGLFDNRSGLPEPKDCLHEHLSGDEYEKSQPSRKEKSLGLLCHKFLARYPNYPNPAVNNDICLDEVAEELNVERRRIYDIVNVLESLHMVSRLAKNRYTWHGRHNLNKTLGTLKSVGEENKYAEQIMMIKKKEYEQEFDFIKSYSIEDHIIKSNTGPNGHPDMCFVELPGVEFRAASVNSRKDKSLRVMSQKFVMLFLVSTPQIVSLEVAAKILTGEDHVEDLDKSKFKTKIRRLYDIANVLSSLDLIKKVHVTEERGRKPAFKWTGPEISPNTSGSSPVIPFIPSDLELNRSSKENCAKNLFSTRGKPNFTRHPSLIKLVKSIESDRRKINSAPSSPIKTSKAESFQNSAPFPSKMAQLAAICKMQLEEQSSESRQKVKVQLARSGSYKPVAPLDTPVNAEMELTAPSLMQPLGVVPLIPSPLSSAVPLILPQAPSGPSYAIYLQPAQAHQSVTPPQGLSPPVHSTHSSKATGSKDSTDTTTEKAANDTSKASASSRPGSLLPAPERQGAKSRNRELAGERGSKRASMLENSGSKKKFKEDLRGLENVSALMVSPTSVAAVPVGNSPALASSHPIPIYNPSSAIVNFTLQHLGLISPSVQMSASPGPGLVPVSPRIEAVNVIPENAGTQQGRATNYDSPVLGQSQPNGQSIAVTGAQQPIPVTPKGSQLVAESFFRTPGGPTKPTSSSCMDFNGANKTSLGTLFVPQRKLEVSTEDVH, from the exons ATGCCCAGCTGTATGCTTAGAGCTTTGGGACTGAATTTGGAAGTTTCCTGTCAAGGAACCTCCCACGACTTTACTGCTGAGCCTGTGCACGTGTGTTTAAGGGGAGAAATCCGAGCATCTAGATGCAGACTTGTACCCAGATACCTGGTGTCGCGTGCTCTCAGCCGAGACCTGCGCTCGTGCGCTCAGTCCGGAGCCCTGATCTGCGAACAG GAAAATCTCTTTTGTGAGCCACATAAAAGGGGACTAATGAAAACACCTCTGAAAGAATCCACCACAGCAAATATCGTGTTGGCAGAGATCCAGCCTGACTTTGGCCCTTTAACCACACCCACCAAGCCCAAGGAAGGCTCCCAGGGAGAACCATGGACACCGACAGCCAACCTGAAAATGCTCATCAGTGCTGTGAGCCCTGAGATCCGGAACAGAGATCAGAAAAGGGGATTGTTTGACAACAGAAGTGGATTACCTGAACCCAAAGACTGTTTACAC GAACACTTATCTGGAGATGAGTACGAGAAATCTCAACCAAGTCGAAAAGAGAAAAGTTTAGGATTATTGTGCCATAAATTCTTAGCACGATATCCTAATTATCCCAACCCTGCTGTGAATAACGACATCTGCCTTGATGAGGTGGCAGAGGAACTTA ATGTTGAACGTCGACGCATTTACGATATCGTGAATGTCCTAGAGAGTTTACATATGGTGAGCCGCCTCGCCAAAAACAGGTACACTTGGCACGGGCGACACAATCTCAACAAAACCCTCGGCACCTTGAAGAGCGTCGGGGAGGAGAATAAGTATGCTGAGCAGATTATGATGATCAAAAAGAAGGAATATGAGCAAGAGTTTGATTTTATTAAGAGTTACAGTATAGAGGATCATATCATCAAATCAAACACTGGCCCAAATGGACACCCAGACATGTGTTTTGTGGAACTCCCTGGAGTGGAATTTCGAGCAG CTTCTGTAAACAGCCGCAAAGACAAGTCTTTAAGGGTAATGAGCCAGAAATTTGTGATGCTGTTTTTGGTGTCAACGCCTCAGATAGTAAGCCTAGAAGTTGCTGCCAAGATTTTAACTGGGGAGGACCATGTGGAAGATCTGGATAAAAGCAAGTTTAAAA CAAAAATTAGGAGGTTGTATGATATAGCTAACGTTCTGAGTAGCCTGGATCTTATCAAGAAAGTTCATGTTACAGAGGAAAGAGGCCGAAAACCAGCTTTTAAATGGACAGGCCCAGAAATAAGCCCAAATACCAGtg GCTCCAGCCCTGTGATTCCTTTCATTCCCTCTGATTTGGAGTTGAATCGGTCTTCAAAAGAGAACTGTGCCAAAAACCTGTTTTCCACACGTGGGAAACCAAACTTTACTCGACACCCTTCTCTTATCAAATTGGTAAAGAGCATAGAAAGCGATCGGAGAAAGATAAATTCTGCTCCCAGTAGCCCTATCAAGACCAGCAAAG CTGAGAGTTTTCAGAATTCTGCACCCTTCCCAAGTAAAATGGCTCAGCTCGCCGCTATTTGTAAAATGCAGTTAGAAGAGCAATCAAG TGAATCCAGACAGAAAGTGAAAGTACAGCTGGCAAGATCTGGGTCATACAAACCAGTGGCCCCTCTGGACACCCCAGTGAATGCTGAGATGGAGCTGACAGCACCATCCCTCATGCAGCCCTTGGGAGTGGTTCCCCTGATCCCCAGCCCATTGTCATCAGCAGTGCCCCTGATCCTACCTCAGGCCCCTTCAGGCCCATCCTATGCTATCTACCTGCAGCCCGCTCAAGCCCACCAAAGTGTGACGCCACCCCAAGGCCTGAGCCCACCAGTCCACTCCACCCACTCTTCTAAGGCTACTGGATCAAAAGACTCAACAGACACCACCACTGAGAAGGCAGCCAATGATACCTCAAAGGCCAGTGCCTCTAGCAGGCCTGGAAGCTTGCTGCCAGCACCAGAGAGGCAAGGGGCCAAGAGCCGAAACAGGGAGCTGGCTGGAGAAAGAGGCTCAAAGAGGGCAAGCATGCTCGAGAACAGTGGttccaaaaagaaatttaaagaggACCTAAGAGGACTTGAAAATGTCTCCGCA CTAATGGTCTCACCAACTTCCGTGGCAGCTGTACCTGTCGGGAACAGCCCGGCTCTCGCTTCAAGCCACCCCATTCCCATCTACAACCCAAGCTCAGCCATTGTAAACTTCACCCTGCAGCACTTGGGACTCATCTCACCCAGTGTGCAGATGTCTGCCAGCCCTGGGCCTGGACTCGTTCCTGTGTCTCCAAGAATAGAGGCTGTTAATGTCATACCAGAAAATGCAGGCACTCAGCAAGGAAGGGCCACTAACTATGACTCACCAGTCCTAGGCCAGAGCCAGCCAAATGGACAATCCATTGCTGTAACAGGGGCACAACAG CCTATTCCTGTGACACCCAAAGGGTCACAATTAGTGGCCGAAAGTTTCTTCCGTACCCCAGGTGGACCTACCAAGCCAACCAGCTCATCCTGCATGGATTTTAATGGTGCTAATAAGACCTCCTTAGGAACTCTCTTTGTCCCACAGCGAAAACTGGAAGTCTCAACAGAGGATGTCCATTAA